One genomic region from Plasmodium berghei ANKA genome assembly, chromosome: 4 encodes:
- a CDS encoding ER membrane protein complex subunit 5, putative: protein MIKQFSVMITLIGLSSLLNCGHNVYLLLNNFKLGKDNIEDFIIPTPLTIQTILCALITIYGGSRLFHSFKKVNDMSKDFDNNSWDAAHIRKSFRLSYNRKYFIKDYINEFLSKNI, encoded by the exons atgataaaacaattttcaGTTATGATAACCTTGATAGGGTTATCTTCCCTATTGAACTGTGGCCataatgtttatttat TACTTAATAATTTCAAACTAGGAAAGGACAACATCGAGGATTTTATAATTCCAACACCC CTAACTATTCAAACAATTTTATGTGCTCTCATAACCATATACGGTGGAAGCAGACTATTTCAcagttttaaaaaagttaaTGACATGTCAAAAGATTTTGACAataa TTCTTGGGATGCAGCACACATACGGAAAAGCTTCCGTCTAAGCTACAACaggaaatattttattaaggattatattaatgagtttttatctaaaaatatttaa
- a CDS encoding T-complex protein 1 subunit beta, putative: MMNTIVPEVLKQGAQEDKGEIARLQGFVGAIAVGDLVKSTLGPRGLDKILTPLNLEGSRNHQHTVTNDGATILKSVWLDNPVSKILVDVSMQQDNKCGDGTTGVVVLAAEMLRNAEILVENKIHPQIICDGFRMALEAARKSLKESCFCHDMHSDVFREDLLRIARTTLSSKLLTHEKNHFAELAVNAIMRIKDNLNLDLIHIIKKSGGTIKESYLEDGFILEKKIGINQPKSLTNCNVMIANTPMDTDKVKIYGTKVNVHSFEDIQDLENEEKIKMKKKVESIISHGCNVFINRQLIYNYPEQIFREHNVMTIEHSDFDGMERLANCLGAEIASTFEEGLNIKLGHCEKIEEIMIGEDKLIRFSGCKKNGACTIILRGASSHILEESERSLHDALAVLSETLKDNRIVLGAGCSEMLMSNAVDNLARTVEGKRSLAIEAYAKALRQIPTYILDNGGFDSSEIVSKIRAQHTKGNKYAGIDINKGDVGNIMELGIYESYNSKLSQITSATEAVEMILRVDDIIKCAPRQRSGV; this comes from the exons atg atgAATACAATTGTTCCTGAAGTATTAAAGCAAGGAGCCCAAGAAGATAAGGGTGAAATTGCAAGGTTGCAAGGATTTGTTGGAGCAATTGCTGTTGGAGATTTAGTAAAAAGTACATTAGGACCTAGAGGATtagataaaatattaactcCATTAAATTTAGAAGGATCACGGAATCATCAACATACTGTAACAAATGATGGAGCTACTATATTAAAATCTGTATGGTTAGATAATCCAGTATCTAAAATACTAGTAGATGTAAGTATGCAACAAGATAATAAATGTGGAGATGGAACGACAGGTGTAGTTGTTTTAGCAGCTGAGATGTTAAGAAATGCTGAAATTTTagtagaaaataaaattcacCCTCAAATAATTTGTGATGGTTTTCGTATGGCTTTAGAAGCAGCTAGAAAATCATTAAAAGAATCTTGTTTTTGTCATGATATGCATTCAGATGTATTTAGAGAAGATTTATTAAGAATAGCTAGAACTACTTTATCATCAAAATTGTTAACTcatgaaaaaaatcattttgCAGAATTAGCTGTTAATGCAATTATGAGAATAAAAGATAATTTGAATTTAGatttaatacatataataaaaaaaagtggaGGAACAATTAAAGAATCTTATTTAGAAGATGGTtttattttagaaaaaaaaataggaaTAAATCAACCTAAAAGTTTAACAAATTGTAATGTTATGATTGCCAATACGCCTATGGATACAgataaagtaaaaatatatggaaCTAAAGTAAATGTACACAGTTTTGAAGATATACAAGATttagaaaatgaagaaaaaataaaaatgaaaaaaaaagtagaAAGTATTATTTCACATGGATGtaatgtatttataaataggcaactaatatataattatccTGAACAAATATTTAGAGAGCATAATGTCATGACTATAGAACATAGTGATTTTGATGGTATGGAAAGATTAGCAAATTGTTTAGGAGCTGAAATAGCATCAACTTTTGAAGAAggtttaaatataaaactagGACATTGTGAAAAAATTGAGGAAATTATGATTGGTGAAGATAAGTTAATACGATTTTCAggatgtaaaaaaaatggtgCATGCACTATTATACTTAGAGGTGCATCTTCTCATATTTTAGAAGAAAGTGAAAGGTCTTTACATGATGCTTTAGCTGTTCTTTCGGAAACTTTAAAAGATAATCGAATTGTTTTGGGAGCTGGTTGTTCAGAAATGTTAATGAGTAATGCCGTTGACAATTTAGCACGAACTGTTGAAGGGAAAAGAAGTTTAGCAATTGAAGCTTATGCTAAAGCTTTAAGACAAATAccaacatatatattagataATGGCGGTTTTGATAGTTCAGAAATAGTTAGTAAAATACGTGCGCAGCATacaaaaggaaataaatatgccGGTATTGATATTAACAAAGGGGATGTAGGAAATATTATGGAATTAGGAATATATGAATCATATAATTCTAAACTTTCACAAATAACATCAGCAACTGAAGCAGTAGAAATGATTTTAAGAGTtgatgatataataaaatgcgCACCTAGACAAAGAAGTGGTGTTTAA
- a CDS encoding 40S ribosomal protein S23, putative, which translates to MGSGKPSGLRSARKLRIRRRTQRWADKGYKKSHLGTRWKSNPFRGSSHAKGIVVEKVAIEAKQPNSAYRKCVRVQLIKNGKKITAFVPGDGCLNFIDENDEVLVSGFGRSGHSVGDLPGVKFKVVKVARVSLLALFKEKKEKPRS; encoded by the exons ATGGGATCAg GAAAACCTAGTGGATTAAGGTCAGCACGAAAACTCCGAATAAGGAGAAGAACACAAAGATGGGCAGACAAGGGATACAAAAAATCTCATTTAGGAACTAGATGGAAGTCTAATCCATTTAGAGGAAGTTCTCACGCTAAGGGAATTGTTGTTGAAAAAGTTGCTATCGAAGCTAAACAG CCAAACTCTGCATACAGAAAATGTGTTAGAGtacaattaataaaaaatggtaaaaaaattaccGCTTTTGTCCCTGGAGACGGttgtttaaattttattgaCGAAAATGATGAAGTTTTAGTTTCAGGTTTTGGTAGAAGTGGTCACTCAGTTGGTGATTTGCCTGGTGTTAAGTTCAAAGTTGTTAAAGTAGCAAGAGTATCTTTATTAGCtttatttaaagaaaagaaagaaaagcCAAGATCATAA
- a CDS encoding 40S ribosomal protein S12, putative: MADAESVDNNVVIEEKAVFDNVTAIQKVIKNALVHDGLKIGIREVIKSIESKEAKVCFLSNVCSEPAYKKLVTALCAEKQIPLFMIDNDSKDLGQWSGLFKVDKEGNARKIIGASSVAIIDFGEESAERDFLMSQKPTATAA, translated from the exons atggctGACGCAGAGAGTGTTGATAACAATGTAGTAATTGAAGAAAAAGCTGTTTTTGATAATGTAACAGCAATCCAAAAg gTCATAAAAAATGCCTTAGTGCATGATGGATTAAAAATTGGAATAAGAGAAGTAATAAAGTCTATTGAATCTAAAGAAGCTAaagtttgttttttatcaaatgtGTGCTCAGAACCTGcctataaaaaattagttACTGCTTTATGTGCAGAAAAACAAATCCCACTATTTATGATCGATAATGATAGTAAGGACTTAGGACAATGGTCTGGATTATTTAAAGTAGATAAAGAAGGAAATGctagaaaaattattggaGCAAGTTCTGTTGCAATTATTGATTTTGGTGAAGAATCTGCTGAAAGGGATTTTCTCATGTCCCAAAAACCAACAGCTACAGCTGCCTGA
- a CDS encoding 60S ribosomal protein L7, putative — MADRYEEKGENEIGNNMAALKAKRAKNAAAVKKRIMKKLKETKLINKKKRIELRARTLKYEKEYEEERRKITELKREARKNNCFYREAEKKVVFVIRLKGVNKLPPKVKSVFRLLRLLQVHNGVFVKVNKATKEMLKIVEPYVTYGYPSLSTIRNLIYKRGYIKDGKVRRYSRKKIQNNEDISKHLGKYNVHGIEDMIYQIYTCGSVFKKVNNFLWAFKLKPPKKGFKAKRHGFNEPRPGDWGNREEHINELVNRMI; from the exons aTGGCA GATAGGTATGAAGAAAAGGgagaaaatgaaataggAAATAACATGGCCGCCCTAAAGGCCAAAAGAGCTAAAAATGCTGCAGcagtaaaaaaaagaatcatgaaaaaattgaagGAAACAAAATTG ataaacaaaaaaaaacgcaTTGAATTAAGAGCAAGGACGTTGAAGTACGAAAAGGAATACGAAGAAGAAAGGAGGAAAATAACAGAGTTGAAAAGAGAAgctagaaaaaataattgctTTTATAGAGAAgctgaaaaaaaagtagtTTTTGTAATAAGATTAAAGGGTGTTAATAAATTGCCACCAAAAGTGAAAAGTGTGTTTCGCTTATTAAGATTATTACAAGTACATAATGGAGTATTTGTTAAGGTCAATAAAGCTACAAAAgaaatgttaaaaatagTTGAACCATATGTCACATATGGATATCCATCTTTATCTACTATTAGAAacttaatatataaaagagGATATATAAAGGATGGAAAAGTACGAAGGTATTctagaaaaaaaatccaaaataatgaagaCATCTCAAAACACTTAGGTAAATATAATGTACATGGTATTGAAGATATGATctatcaaatatatacatgtggctctgtttttaaaaaagtaaataatTTCTTATGGGCATTCAAACTTAAGCCACCCAAAAAAGGATTCAAAGCAAAACGCCATGGATTTAATGAACCAAGGCCTGGAGATTGGGGAAACAGAGAAGAACATATTAACGAGTTGGTTAATCGaatgatttaa
- a CDS encoding microtubule-associated protein RP/EB family, putative: protein MHEGKETLSFGNMDSGLVVSRKELIEWVNSFLKLNITKIEQCSNGAIYIQLLDILFPNKSVLHKAKWNAKMEYECIVNYKLIQSVFNKLGIKKHMDIDKLIKGKYQDNLEFLQWFKAFFERLVDYNNEQIANYDAMERRKISILGERGDYKVLNNYMPDWAKVDISLIKDKTIPNNSKTNTDIIPITWENNNTTNLIPNSRSSTNIQSNTNTKNNQINNNIHSHNYHSRSLSRKDLKKNEKHNNLTNTTIKYNNSHISKDINLPKKKLSTIVNDTNKTNNRLSALNKLTSQSSISSYYNKNSISENLKDVSLIEQNKKLKNILENKNQEIILLQNKLQEEQCEKKIILFEKKFYYNKLRFLELLCHQSTNDSILINDIHQIIYAREDTYFHQTVSIQNHENDNGSNNGVIQNNNDCIANYTIENGEQTAIGLPTE, encoded by the coding sequence atgcaTGAAGGGAAAGAAACATTATCATTTGGAAACATGGATTCTGGATTGGTTGTAAGTCGAAAAGAGCTGATAGAATGGGTAAATAGCTttctaaaattaaatattacaaaaattgAACAGTGCTCAAATGGAGCAATCTATATACAATTACTAGACATATTATTTCCAAATAAGTCCGTTTTACATAAAGCAAAATGGAATGCAAAAATGGAATATGAATGTATAGTAAATTATAAGCTAATACAAAgtgtttttaataaattaggaataaaaaaacatatggATATAGATAAACTtataaaaggaaaatatcAAGATAACTTAGAATTTTTACAATGGTTTAAAGCATTTTTTGAAAGGCTTGttgattataataatgaacaAATAGCTAATTATGATGCTATGGAACGAAGGaaaatatctatattaGGAGAAAGAGGAGATTATAAGGTTTTAAATAACTATATGCCAGATTGGGCAAAAGTTGATATAAGTCttataaaagataaaacTATTCCAAATAACTCAAAAACAAATACAGATATTATACCTATTACTTGGGAGAATAACAATACTACAAATTTAATTCCAAATTCAAGGAGTTCAACAAATATTCAATCTAATACTAATACAAAGAACAACCAAATCaacaataatattcatTCTCATAATTATCATAGTAGAAGTTTAAGTCGAaaagatttaaaaaaaaatgaaaagcataataatttaacaaATACAACCATTAAGTATAATAATTCTCATATTTCTAAGGACATAAATttaccaaaaaaaaaattatcaacAATTGTAAATGATACAAATAAGACTAATAATAGATTGTCCGCTCTTAACAAATTAACTTCTCAAAGTTCCATATCTtcttattataataaaaatagtatttcagaaaatttaaaagatgtttctttaattgagcaaaataaaaaattaaaaaatatattagaaaataaaaatcaagaaattatattattacaaaataaattacaaGAAGAAcaatgtgaaaaaaaaattattctttttgaaaaaaaattttattataataaattaagaTTTTTAGAATTATTATGCCATCAATCAACCAATGATTCAATACTCATAAATGATATAcatcaaataatatacgCACGAGAAGACACATATTTCCATCAAACTGTTTCGATACAAAACCACGAAAATGACAATGGAAGCAACAATGGAGTTATCCAAAATAACAATGATTGTATTGCGAATTATACAATTGAAAATGGCGAGCAAACCGCCATCGGTTTGCCTACAGAATGA
- a CDS encoding ATP-dependent Clp protease proteolytic subunit, putative gives MIYLILFIFLILIKNNAIEAKQNLKKPNILTFINFSNTNLLEKQKKRIKEKFNTQNNKWNLLTNDEILNKNIGVNEINDVKNFSGNLDKTKVNINNVTKIYQEEKSKVRQNVMEKMVEKILKKKKYKKLEKLLCCNNSIKDMKKNIKLYFFKKRIIYLTDEINKKTSDELIKQLLYLDNINHNDIKIYINSPGGSINEGLAILDIFNYIKSDIQTISFGLVASMASVILASGKKGKRKSFPNCRIMIHQPLGNAYGHPHDIEIQTKEILYLKKLLYYYLSKFTNKNEETIEKHSDRDYYMNAYEAKEYGIVDEVVETKLTHPYFIGLIKN, from the coding sequence atgatatatttaatattgtttatatttttgatcttaataaaaaataatgcgATTGAAGCAAAACAGAATTTAAAGAAACCAAACATTTTAAcgtttataaatttttcaaatacaaatttattagaaaaacaaaaaaaacgaataaAAGAAAAGTTTAATactcaaaataataaatggaatttattaacaaatgatgaaatattaaataaaaatataggtgtaaatgaaataaatgatgtaaaaaatttttcaGGAAATTTAGATAAAACCAAAgttaatataaacaatgttacaaaaatatatcaagaGGAAAAAAGTAAGGTCAGACAAAATGTGATGGAAAAAATggtggaaaaaatattaaaaaaaaaaaaatataaaaaattggaaaaGTTATTATGTTGtaataatagtattaaagatatgaaaaaaaatataaaattatatttttttaaaaaaagaataatatatttaacagatgaaataaataaaaaaacatcaGATGAGCTTATTAAAcaattgttatatttagataatataaatcataatgatataaaaatatatatcaattcCCCTGGCGGTTCAATAAATGAGGGATTAGCAATTTtagatatttttaattatataaaatcaGATATACAAACAATATCATTTGGTTTAGTAGCCTCAATGGCTTCTGTAATTTTAGCGAGTGggaaaaaaggaaaaagaaaatcaTTTCCAAATTGTCGAATTATGATACATCAACCACTTGGGAATGCATATGGCCATCCTCATGATATTGAAATACAAACAAAAGAAATCCTTTATCTTAAAAaacttttatattattatttatcaaaatttacaaataaaaatgaagaaacaATTGAAAAACATTCAGACAGggattattatatgaatgcATACGAAGCAAAAGAATATGGAATTGTTGATGAAGTTGTTGAAACTAAATTAACACATCCTTATTTTATTGGCCTAATCAAGaattga
- a CDS encoding spindle and kinetochore-associated protein 2, putative yields the protein MELSIDALKEKFMSMNSDIELIEMKLKDEMCKIYEDEINPLLILNDFENIKNEINKINKELDILYERKKMSINYMHRQMQNYNFLLNLENDLNIPSKNFNTYHNSEIILNNFFYDNIKNFLLNVNYDKIKELIGLDYQQKCIDNTGVNFNDELNNTMSNDILNSKNFATDSGIFNNNDTQNTKSKDIETKLLNNSTCGDDNKNSNDKECMFIPIEDSTFQAVPLLIRRRAKLDDINLIYKALYDIAMKKGSCLPVEKSELTQMNLQVFGQTGEAKIATLRYLKIVEVINKTGSVKLLNCAGLKKKKKRKVCQFR from the exons ATGGAATTGTCAATAGATGCGTTAAAAGAAAAG TTTATGAGCATGAACAGCGATATTGAACTTATAGAAATGAAATTGAAAGATGAAATGTGTAAAATTTATGAAGATGAAATAAATCcacttttaattttaaacgattttgaaaatataaaaaatgaaataaataaaataaataaagaattagACATATTGTATGAACGTAAAAAAATGAgcataaattatatgcatagGCAAAtgcaaaattataattttttgttaaatctagaaaatgatttaaatattccttcaaaaaattttaacaCTTATCATAATTCAGAAATTATACttaataactttttttatgataatattaaaaattttttattaaatgttaattatgataaaattaaagaattaATAGGTTTAGATTATCAACAAAAGTGTATAGATAATACAGGtgttaattttaatgacgaattaaataatactaTGTCTAATGATATCTTAAACTCTAAAAATTTTGCAACTGATTCAGGAATTTTTAACAATAATGACACACAAAATACAAAATCAAAAGACATTGAAACAAAATTGCTAAACAATAGTACTTGTGGggatgataataaaaattccaATGATAAGGAATGTATGTTTATTCCAATTGAAGATAGTACATTTCAAGCAGTTCCTTTATTAATTCGAAGAAGGGCCAAACTTGatgatattaatttaatatacaaAGCTTTATATGATATAGCTATGAAAAAAGGAAG CTGCCTTCCTGTGGAAAAATCAGAATTGACTCAAATGAACTTGCAAGTTTTTGGGCAAACAG GAGAAGCAAAAATAGCTACATTGagatatttaaaaattgttgAAGTTATTAAcaa AACTGGTTCTGTGAAGCTATTAAATTGCGCAGGgttaaagaaaaagaagaaaagaAAAGTCTGCCAATTTaggtaa